A window of the Haloquadratum walsbyi C23 genome harbors these coding sequences:
- a CDS encoding ornithine cyclodeaminase family protein gives MVLVLSAAEVDRNLDIATLVDVVDNALVKQAADKVKRPQRPHFTVGAGLDDDEPIGTGIAMPAYVYGADHYATKLVGVHEDNETRNLPTINAQVILTEARTGLPKAFMAGTTITNARTGCIGAVSVRALAPESGDDGLTLGVIGAGAQARWQTRAIETVTALSDVRIYSPSDSREACAADLVEEGMPAHAVDTPREAVVGADVVVTATTATNPVFPPDALETGSLVVAVGAFTAEMQELNPRVLERAEQTFADVPEEVAETGDILVSDLTADDMVELGVPLTNGYVRDSPDEILTVISVGSATLDAAAGEMIYQRAVEAGNGTEISL, from the coding sequence ATGGTACTGGTGCTTTCCGCAGCGGAAGTTGATCGAAACCTCGATATCGCGACACTCGTCGATGTCGTGGATAACGCATTAGTTAAACAGGCTGCTGATAAGGTCAAACGACCGCAGCGACCACATTTCACAGTCGGCGCGGGTCTTGATGATGACGAACCAATCGGAACTGGGATTGCGATGCCAGCGTACGTCTATGGTGCAGACCACTACGCGACGAAACTTGTCGGTGTACATGAAGATAATGAAACGCGAAATCTTCCGACGATCAACGCCCAGGTCATACTTACCGAGGCTCGGACAGGTCTCCCGAAGGCGTTCATGGCAGGGACAACAATCACAAACGCTCGGACCGGCTGCATTGGGGCAGTCTCAGTTCGAGCATTGGCACCGGAATCAGGCGATGATGGTCTTACGCTTGGGGTGATAGGCGCAGGTGCACAAGCACGCTGGCAGACCCGCGCAATCGAGACCGTCACAGCGCTTTCAGATGTGCGAATCTACTCACCGAGTGACTCGCGGGAGGCATGTGCGGCAGACCTAGTTGAGGAAGGGATGCCGGCGCATGCGGTCGATACACCCAGGGAGGCTGTCGTAGGTGCTGACGTCGTCGTGACAGCGACGACAGCGACCAATCCTGTTTTTCCGCCCGACGCGCTCGAGACAGGATCTCTTGTCGTCGCCGTTGGTGCATTCACCGCGGAGATGCAAGAACTCAATCCTCGTGTTCTTGAGCGTGCCGAACAGACGTTCGCCGACGTGCCCGAGGAAGTCGCCGAAACTGGAGATATCCTCGTAAGTGATCTTACCGCTGATGACATGGTTGAACTTGGCGTCCCACTCACGAACGGATATGTTCGGGACTCACCGGACGAGATACTGACGGTCATCAGTGTTGGATCCGCGACGTTGGATGCCGCAGCGGGCGAGATGATTTATCAGCGGGCAGTCGAGGCAGGCAACGGGACTGAGATTTCGCTATAG
- the metE gene encoding 5-methyltetrahydropteroyltriglutamate--homocysteine S-methyltransferase, with amino-acid sequence MTTTANLGFPRIGAHRELKRAVEEYWNGDRSKEELLAEGADLRERHWRKQDELGLDFVPSNDFSYYDQVLDTCAMVGAVPDRFPWDGDTVDIDTYFSMARGIQEKDLEGDTSGVQAMEMTKWFNTNYHYLVPELSRDTEFSLSSTKIIDEYEEAKAVGIDTRPVLIGPVSFLLLGKTQSEDLNALDLLEELLPVYTEALQRLADTGAQAVQIDEPALVFELDNEEQAAYTEAYEVLANATDLDIHLATYFESLGDNLPTALDLPVDSLHLDLVRGEGQLDDALEYGVPNELSLSLGLVDGRNVWRADLDTLLETVETAIDALGSDRVILGPSCSLLHVPTDLDAEPGLDDNTKLWLSFATGKIEEIVALADRANGDKTGTEALFERSRQAIKNRAESDWINDSDVQERVDGIDDAMTRRDSNRDVRREIQREAFDLPELPTTTIGSFPQTDEMREMRAAYKNEEISQSKYEAFIETQITETIERQEEIGLDVLVHGESERGDMVEYFGRQLDGFIFTENAWVQSYGTRCVRPPIIAGDVSRPEPMTVRWLSYADEQTDELVKGMLTGPVTILQWSFVRDDQTRAETCRQISLAIRDEVRDLEDAGIQAIQIDEPAFREGLPLRESQWAEYLEWAVECFRLASCGVADETQIHTHMCYAEFTDIIDAIVDMDADVISIEASRSKMELLGSFDELDYPNDIGPGVYDIHSPQIPSIEEMEDLIYNGLEVLDEDQMWVNPDCGLKTRRWVEVEPSLTNMVKAAESVRES; translated from the coding sequence ATGACGACGACAGCGAATTTGGGATTCCCACGAATCGGCGCGCACCGCGAGCTTAAGCGGGCGGTCGAGGAGTATTGGAATGGAGATCGCTCAAAAGAGGAACTCCTCGCAGAAGGGGCGGACCTGCGTGAAAGACACTGGCGGAAACAAGACGAACTTGGTCTCGATTTCGTTCCCAGCAATGACTTTTCATATTATGATCAGGTACTCGATACCTGCGCGATGGTAGGTGCGGTTCCTGATCGATTCCCTTGGGATGGCGACACAGTCGATATTGACACGTACTTTTCGATGGCTCGCGGGATCCAAGAAAAGGACTTAGAGGGAGATACCTCCGGCGTGCAGGCAATGGAGATGACCAAGTGGTTCAATACGAATTATCATTATCTCGTTCCGGAACTGTCCCGCGACACGGAATTCTCCCTTTCTTCAACGAAGATCATTGATGAGTATGAAGAGGCAAAGGCTGTGGGCATTGATACGCGCCCTGTTCTTATTGGACCAGTATCATTCTTATTACTTGGTAAGACTCAATCGGAGGATCTTAATGCGCTTGATCTGCTTGAGGAGTTACTTCCGGTATACACTGAAGCACTACAGCGACTTGCTGACACGGGGGCACAGGCAGTCCAGATTGACGAGCCGGCTCTTGTGTTCGAGCTTGACAACGAAGAACAAGCGGCCTACACTGAGGCATATGAGGTCCTTGCTAACGCCACCGATCTTGATATTCACCTTGCAACGTACTTCGAATCGCTTGGTGATAATCTCCCGACTGCGTTAGACCTCCCAGTTGATTCGCTCCATCTTGACCTTGTTCGGGGTGAGGGGCAACTTGATGACGCGCTTGAGTACGGTGTCCCCAACGAATTGAGTCTCTCGCTTGGTCTTGTAGATGGTCGTAATGTATGGCGAGCAGATCTTGATACGCTGCTGGAGACAGTGGAAACGGCTATTGACGCTCTTGGTTCCGATCGAGTGATCCTTGGACCATCATGCTCACTGCTCCATGTGCCGACCGATCTTGACGCTGAGCCAGGTCTCGACGACAATACGAAATTGTGGCTTTCGTTCGCGACAGGGAAGATTGAGGAAATCGTGGCACTAGCTGACCGTGCGAACGGTGATAAGACGGGAACGGAAGCTCTCTTCGAGCGAAGCCGCCAGGCAATCAAGAACCGAGCCGAATCCGACTGGATCAATGATTCGGATGTTCAGGAACGTGTAGACGGTATTGATGATGCGATGACGCGACGGGATTCCAACCGCGATGTACGACGAGAGATTCAGCGCGAGGCGTTTGACCTGCCAGAACTACCGACAACAACCATTGGCTCATTCCCACAGACTGATGAGATGCGAGAAATGCGGGCAGCATATAAGAATGAGGAGATTTCTCAGTCGAAGTACGAGGCATTCATCGAAACGCAGATTACCGAAACAATCGAGCGACAGGAGGAGATTGGACTTGATGTGCTCGTCCATGGCGAAAGCGAGCGAGGTGATATGGTGGAGTACTTCGGGCGTCAACTTGATGGGTTCATTTTCACCGAGAACGCATGGGTCCAAAGTTATGGCACTCGCTGCGTACGTCCACCAATAATTGCAGGTGACGTAAGCCGTCCGGAGCCGATGACTGTACGCTGGCTGTCTTACGCCGACGAACAGACAGACGAATTGGTTAAAGGGATGCTCACTGGTCCAGTTACAATTCTACAGTGGTCATTCGTGCGCGACGACCAGACCCGTGCGGAGACATGCCGTCAGATTTCACTTGCAATTCGTGATGAAGTCCGTGATCTTGAAGATGCTGGGATTCAGGCGATCCAAATCGATGAACCCGCCTTTCGTGAGGGGCTTCCACTGCGCGAAAGCCAGTGGGCTGAGTATCTTGAGTGGGCGGTCGAGTGCTTCCGGCTTGCCTCCTGTGGGGTTGCGGACGAAACCCAAATTCATACCCATATGTGTTATGCGGAATTCACCGACATTATCGATGCAATCGTCGATATGGATGCGGACGTCATATCTATTGAGGCGTCCCGCTCGAAAATGGAGCTGCTCGGCTCCTTCGATGAGCTCGATTATCCGAACGACATCGGACCAGGCGTGTATGATATCCATTCACCGCAGATCCCATCCATCGAAGAGATGGAGGATCTCATTTATAATGGGCTTGAGGTGCTTGATGAGGACCAGATGTGGGTTAACCCGGACTGTGGTCTTAAAACACGTCGGTGGGTTGAGGTAGAACCGTCACTAACGAATATGGTCAAGGCTGCTGAGAGTGTTCGCGAATCTTGA
- the sugE gene encoding quaternary ammonium compound efflux SMR transporter SugE has translation MSWTLLILAGLFEIGWAIGLEYSDGFSKPLPTLGTAISLIISMILLARAVQDLPIGTAYAVWTGIGAVGTASFGIILFDEPATMARIGFISLILVGIVGLHLISGGQ, from the coding sequence ATGTCGTGGACTTTGTTGATATTGGCTGGACTATTCGAGATTGGATGGGCAATCGGACTCGAATATTCAGATGGATTCTCAAAACCACTCCCGACCCTCGGTACTGCTATCTCTCTCATCATCAGTATGATTTTGTTAGCGCGAGCAGTTCAAGATCTCCCGATAGGCACAGCGTATGCTGTCTGGACTGGTATCGGCGCTGTTGGGACGGCTTCATTTGGAATTATTTTGTTTGATGAGCCTGCGACTATGGCTCGGATCGGATTCATCAGTTTAATTCTTGTTGGGATTGTTGGGCTTCATCTTATTTCGGGCGGTCAATGA
- a CDS encoding universal stress protein — translation MSKNSNKPSVLVPIDASTDEQPDPRLLELLKPARVVLAGWYPVPHQTPPEQLKRAHEDEAIEYIETIASNLRDDDTAIETVVVFTPDKSTTVDRLADEYNCGVVLVPKAVKRVKRILVPIRTDINLQAILLLVGVLLMDSEATVTLLYVAEADEDTGAGKIILRGATDELQDAGINPGRIDTVTLESDTPINDIVDAAVNHDLLVIGESEPSLIEQVIGDVPGQLLDQTDRPVLVVRKLSTGEKGNKHSEEPPE, via the coding sequence ATGTCTAAAAATAGTAACAAACCGTCGGTACTCGTGCCTATTGACGCTTCGACAGACGAGCAGCCTGACCCGCGACTTCTTGAACTTCTCAAACCTGCCCGAGTCGTTCTTGCCGGCTGGTATCCTGTCCCTCATCAAACACCTCCTGAACAGCTCAAACGGGCTCATGAGGATGAGGCAATCGAGTATATCGAAACCATTGCATCTAATCTTCGGGACGACGATACAGCAATTGAGACAGTTGTTGTTTTTACTCCTGATAAATCAACGACGGTTGACCGGCTTGCTGATGAATACAACTGTGGAGTCGTCTTGGTCCCTAAAGCTGTTAAGCGTGTCAAGCGTATCCTCGTGCCGATTCGGACTGATATTAATCTCCAGGCTATTCTTTTGCTTGTCGGTGTCTTGCTAATGGATAGTGAAGCAACTGTTACACTCTTATATGTCGCAGAAGCAGACGAGGACACCGGAGCTGGAAAGATTATACTTAGGGGAGCGACCGACGAGTTGCAAGATGCTGGCATCAATCCTGGTCGTATCGACACAGTAACGCTTGAATCTGACACTCCTATTAATGATATTGTCGATGCCGCGGTCAATCACGACCTGCTCGTTATTGGCGAATCTGAACCGTCACTAATCGAGCAAGTTATTGGTGATGTGCCAGGGCAACTCCTTGACCAGACTGACCGACCAGTGTTGGTCGTCCGGAAGCTCTCAACTGGAGAGAAAGGAAATAAACATAGTGAAGAACCACCGGAGTGA
- a CDS encoding cysteine hydrolase family protein codes for MSAVEIDTDSTALLITDPQIDFLKPDSVVWDKVGETVEENAVVEKLVTLRDAAREGDVPVLYSPHEYTDDEFDSWEKLNTIDQIMFDTRMFDADSEGSDFVPELEPDDNTFVLSPHKQLSGFWSNDVGTQLRQRGVDTLVLAGMSANLCVESHLRDAVENGFEVLTVTDATAAAGHDALEAAHTNFGFIAHETATTEEVVDRLATANVNADAVSTDGGKHSEQQPKSDGGFLSRLF; via the coding sequence ATGTCAGCCGTTGAAATTGACACAGACAGTACAGCACTCCTTATCACGGACCCACAGATTGACTTTTTGAAGCCGGACAGCGTCGTGTGGGATAAGGTTGGAGAGACAGTCGAAGAGAATGCAGTGGTTGAGAAGTTGGTTACGTTACGTGATGCTGCACGCGAAGGCGATGTCCCGGTGCTTTATTCTCCTCACGAGTACACTGACGACGAATTCGATAGCTGGGAGAAATTGAATACGATCGATCAAATAATGTTTGACACACGGATGTTTGACGCCGACAGCGAGGGGAGTGACTTTGTCCCCGAGTTGGAACCGGATGACAATACGTTCGTGCTCTCGCCACACAAACAGTTATCAGGCTTTTGGAGCAATGACGTTGGAACACAACTTCGTCAGCGTGGGGTTGACACCCTCGTCCTCGCGGGGATGAGCGCGAATTTGTGTGTCGAATCGCATCTGCGCGACGCTGTCGAAAATGGATTCGAAGTGCTCACAGTAACAGACGCGACTGCGGCCGCCGGACACGACGCTCTAGAAGCAGCGCATACCAATTTCGGATTCATCGCACACGAGACTGCAACGACTGAGGAGGTAGTCGACAGACTAGCCACGGCTAATGTTAATGCAGATGCTGTCTCAACAGATGGTGGAAAGCATTCAGAGCAACAACCCAAATCAGATGGTGGATTTCTCTCTCGGTTGTTCTAA
- a CDS encoding winged helix-turn-helix transcriptional regulator has protein sequence MTEQTRLPVWCGGEEWCPVTSTATLIGRKWHPVIVERLLDDGPMGFSELKEAVDGISSKVLSDVVEDLEQKELLDRAIISEKPFRVQYSLTDRGADLRPVIEAMDRWGRDHLQSASDEEESIV, from the coding sequence GTGACCGAACAAACGCGACTTCCAGTCTGGTGTGGTGGGGAGGAGTGGTGTCCAGTCACGTCAACAGCGACGTTAATCGGGCGAAAGTGGCATCCAGTAATCGTTGAACGACTCCTGGACGACGGACCGATGGGATTCAGTGAGCTCAAAGAAGCCGTCGACGGGATATCGAGTAAAGTGTTATCGGATGTGGTTGAGGACTTAGAACAGAAGGAGTTGCTTGATCGAGCAATCATCAGTGAAAAGCCGTTTCGTGTCCAATATTCGCTGACAGACCGTGGAGCTGACCTACGACCAGTCATTGAAGCGATGGACCGCTGGGGTCGTGATCATCTGCAGTCTGCCTCCGATGAGGAGGAGTCTATTGTCTAG
- a CDS encoding MFS transporter — protein sequence MSSQSKTGTSTVDTERILLGSVVFAVLFLQLLVYPGVDMLVTALGAPVVLRGSTWFLAAELGASVLFVWVWGLISDARRVRVPLLRLGALLAAASYGGLAIIPQVVIIPFSGALAIRAIQGAATIGVLSLAMTMLMDLPGGHGRNMGAAGIAIGSGTALGAPTGGLLYGQGPFVPLATAAMLAVVIALLSTQLVDRIPASGNQSRQTSKTIITIVNRIRETPELLIPYAFGFIDRLSAGVFALAGTLYFRTVFNLSPAATGAMLFLFFGPFALFQYPFGSLSDRLGRAFPIVFGSIGYGFSVIAVGLAPTVTIVGVAMVTVGVVGALMSPATMALVTDLASEADRGVAMAGFNATGSIGFLTGVILAGTVAGATGFTTVFVLAGAVEVTLAAIAAPAVFRLASPRTEKQS from the coding sequence ATGAGTTCGCAGTCCAAAACGGGCACCTCTACAGTCGATACGGAGCGGATTCTTCTTGGGAGTGTGGTGTTTGCTGTTCTGTTTCTTCAGTTGTTGGTCTATCCAGGGGTTGACATGCTGGTAACTGCGCTGGGCGCTCCTGTCGTTCTTAGGGGGAGTACGTGGTTCCTAGCAGCCGAACTGGGGGCATCAGTTCTGTTTGTCTGGGTTTGGGGACTGATTAGCGATGCGAGGAGAGTTCGAGTGCCACTGTTGCGACTCGGCGCACTTCTAGCAGCCGCGAGTTATGGCGGACTGGCTATCATTCCGCAAGTGGTGATAATCCCGTTTTCGGGTGCGCTGGCAATCCGCGCCATTCAAGGAGCGGCCACTATTGGGGTGTTGTCGCTTGCAATGACGATGTTGATGGATCTGCCAGGCGGGCATGGTCGGAACATGGGCGCTGCCGGAATCGCCATCGGCTCGGGTACCGCGCTAGGGGCACCAACCGGTGGGTTGCTGTATGGGCAAGGACCGTTCGTCCCGCTGGCGACGGCAGCAATGCTTGCGGTGGTCATTGCATTGCTGTCGACGCAACTCGTCGATCGCATTCCGGCTTCTGGGAATCAGAGTCGACAAACCTCGAAGACAATTATAACCATTGTTAATCGCATTCGCGAAACGCCGGAACTGCTCATCCCATATGCGTTCGGCTTCATTGATCGGTTGTCCGCCGGCGTATTTGCGCTGGCGGGGACACTATATTTTCGGACAGTTTTCAATTTATCACCAGCCGCGACAGGAGCAATGTTGTTCTTATTTTTTGGACCATTTGCGCTGTTCCAGTATCCGTTTGGTTCGCTGTCGGACCGGCTTGGTCGGGCGTTCCCGATTGTGTTCGGCTCGATTGGCTATGGGTTCAGCGTAATCGCGGTCGGGTTGGCACCGACAGTGACAATTGTTGGCGTTGCAATGGTGACGGTTGGTGTTGTCGGCGCGCTTATGTCCCCGGCGACGATGGCGCTAGTAACCGATCTCGCAAGCGAAGCTGACCGTGGCGTTGCGATGGCTGGATTCAACGCTACCGGCAGTATCGGCTTTCTCACTGGAGTGATACTTGCGGGAACCGTCGCTGGCGCTACTGGGTTCACCACGGTGTTTGTCCTCGCTGGCGCGGTCGAAGTCACACTTGCCGCGATAGCTGCTCCGGCTGTGTTTCGGCTTGCCTCGCCACGCACTGAAAAGCAGTCATAA
- a CDS encoding restriction endonuclease, with the protein MAILDDLSGFEFEDLMEDVFRNLGYENVRQAARTADEGRDIIMEEVINGTHRAIIIECKHTATVGRPVVQKLHSAIATFDFDGPKRGMVVTTGRFTNPAEEYAGDLQQSDDPYPIELIDGEGLREIADDIGLDLYNGRIEILCQETLRPYDPAVDIDAPVQEAFRDINNINTAEVPTPHSQVSFRPVVTITANTNAVFETSVGVIHQINDSTQFVIHAERGHPKVVDDDVGTLVTENFHATVTLDIGEFTESFDDVEEHRFGQTQTEYKEWAVDHLKDYHTTTVTYTGDNNVTYNKTCEPNRSDISVQSIEPVYLPVIRQTTELREYSYPHEYYAAGPSRVTLEDGIHRCVHCDTTGVDETYTYCPNCGAIACNRHIKTERLEEKPVCTGCAVTERFALQTKYFYDTENLNTFREEYADMPFYQKAMENTWLVGASTVTILLFIVGLFIIGGIL; encoded by the coding sequence ATGGCAATTTTAGATGATCTCTCTGGATTCGAGTTTGAGGATCTGATGGAGGATGTATTCCGCAATCTTGGATATGAAAATGTTCGACAGGCCGCACGGACGGCTGATGAGGGGCGAGATATCATCATGGAGGAAGTGATCAACGGCACCCACCGTGCAATTATCATTGAGTGCAAGCACACGGCAACAGTCGGTCGACCAGTTGTCCAGAAACTTCACTCCGCTATTGCGACGTTCGACTTTGACGGTCCAAAGCGCGGAATGGTCGTGACAACTGGTCGATTTACAAATCCTGCCGAAGAATATGCAGGAGACCTCCAGCAGAGCGACGATCCCTATCCGATTGAATTGATCGACGGTGAGGGTCTCCGAGAGATTGCGGACGACATTGGTCTTGATCTCTATAATGGGCGCATCGAAATCCTTTGTCAGGAGACGCTCCGTCCATATGACCCCGCGGTTGATATTGATGCACCTGTTCAAGAAGCGTTCCGCGATATTAACAACATCAACACCGCGGAAGTCCCAACACCGCATTCACAGGTATCTTTCCGTCCGGTAGTCACAATCACTGCCAACACGAACGCTGTCTTCGAAACTTCTGTCGGCGTCATCCATCAAATCAACGACAGCACGCAATTTGTTATCCACGCTGAGCGCGGTCATCCGAAGGTAGTTGACGACGATGTTGGGACGCTGGTCACAGAGAACTTCCACGCAACGGTTACCCTCGATATCGGGGAATTCACCGAGAGTTTCGATGACGTTGAGGAGCATCGATTCGGTCAAACCCAGACGGAATACAAAGAGTGGGCTGTCGACCATCTCAAAGATTACCACACAACCACAGTGACCTACACTGGTGATAATAATGTAACATATAATAAGACGTGTGAGCCGAATCGTTCGGATATCTCCGTTCAGTCAATTGAACCAGTATATCTCCCTGTGATTCGACAGACGACCGAACTGAGAGAATACTCATATCCACATGAATACTATGCTGCTGGTCCCTCACGGGTCACGCTGGAGGATGGGATTCACCGGTGTGTTCACTGTGATACGACTGGCGTCGACGAGACCTATACCTACTGTCCAAACTGCGGGGCAATCGCCTGCAATCGCCACATCAAAACCGAACGGCTGGAAGAAAAGCCAGTCTGTACGGGTTGTGCAGTGACCGAACGATTTGCGCTACAAACAAAGTATTTCTATGATACAGAAAATCTCAATACATTCCGTGAGGAGTACGCTGATATGCCGTTTTATCAGAAAGCGATGGAGAACACATGGTTGGTTGGAGCCAGCACAGTCACAATCTTGTTGTTCATCGTTGGTCTCTTTATTATCGGTGGAATCCTGTAA
- a CDS encoding pentapeptide repeat-containing protein, translated as MVNLDSDDPIDETDIRREADCSGLNLSGADLSNATLSSADLTGTDLSGADLSRAKLHDADLSGADLSGVDLSNATLSSAELPGSDLSGADLSNADVSGADLPRTDLSGATLIDADLTKADLSESDLTDADLRNANLYTARVNQITIRRSEGVFASFAELKQKGAVRERDHD; from the coding sequence GTGGTAAATCTCGACTCAGACGACCCGATTGATGAGACTGATATTAGACGAGAAGCTGATTGCTCAGGGCTGAACCTCTCTGGGGCTGATCTCTCAAATGCAACTCTTTCAAGCGCTGATCTTACCGGGACGGACCTCTCCGGTGCCGACCTCTCAAGAGCAAAGCTCCATGATGCGGATCTCTCCGGGGCGGACCTCTCTGGAGTTGATCTCTCAAACGCGACTCTCTCGAGTGCTGAGCTTCCTGGGAGTGATCTTTCCGGGGCTGATCTCTCGAATGCCGACGTCTCTGGTGCTGACCTCCCGAGGACAGACCTTTCGGGTGCCACGCTCATTGATGCTGATCTCACCAAAGCAGACCTCTCTGAGAGCGATCTTACCGATGCTGACTTGCGTAATGCAAATCTATACACAGCGAGAGTCAATCAAATAACCATACGACGCTCAGAGGGGGTATTTGCCTCCTTTGCTGAACTCAAACAAAAGGGAGCAGTGCGTGAACGTGATCATGATTGA
- a CDS encoding APC family permease gives MSGTRTQLERTLGLKEALTIGVGTMIGAGIFVLPGPAAALAGPAAVVAFVAAGGIAVLTALSASELATAMPASGGPYHFINQGLGPIFGSIAGLGNWLGLAFATAFYAIGFGNYVAPLVSGIGIGILPPLGVSAIPISAAQLSGLVAAAVFIGVNYLSTKGTGDLQNIIVIVLVGILSLFILLGATQADIATLRPIFPEGVESIFPAIALVFVSYLGFAQVATVAGEIKHPGTNLPQAMVGGVFFVMIIYAVSMVILLGVVERPVIAGSGTAIADSAAVVFGAFGGGVIGVGLLTFGGLLATASSANASVLSASRINYAMGRDGLMDARLSVIHDRFDTPYRSILLTGGLILLLIIVGEVNSLARAGSVLHLLVYGLLNVSLIVFRESNTGDYDPGFTVPFYPVLPALGAIASFGLIGFMQLSEILLATGVVAGGAIWYVLYVRHRVVDTSALAVYRGAVPLEIEVEVEFDFDTPSKRTEEVAEDD, from the coding sequence GTGAGCGGAACTAGGACCCAACTTGAACGCACGCTCGGACTTAAGGAAGCTTTGACTATTGGCGTCGGAACCATGATTGGGGCGGGCATCTTTGTCCTTCCAGGTCCAGCAGCCGCCCTCGCCGGACCTGCAGCAGTCGTTGCATTCGTCGCTGCAGGCGGAATTGCAGTTCTAACCGCACTCTCAGCGAGTGAACTCGCCACTGCAATGCCAGCCTCCGGTGGTCCATATCATTTTATTAATCAGGGGTTGGGTCCTATCTTCGGAAGTATCGCTGGGTTAGGCAACTGGCTCGGGTTGGCGTTTGCAACGGCATTCTACGCAATTGGATTCGGCAATTACGTCGCACCACTAGTATCAGGGATAGGGATAGGGATACTTCCACCTCTCGGCGTCAGTGCCATACCGATCTCCGCGGCTCAGCTGAGTGGACTCGTCGCTGCAGCCGTTTTTATTGGTGTCAATTATCTCAGTACAAAGGGAACCGGCGATCTGCAGAATATAATCGTCATTGTTTTAGTTGGGATTCTTAGCTTGTTCATTCTCCTCGGTGCCACTCAGGCTGACATCGCAACGCTCCGTCCCATATTTCCTGAAGGAGTTGAATCAATCTTTCCAGCCATTGCGCTGGTATTCGTCTCATATCTTGGATTTGCCCAAGTAGCCACTGTCGCCGGCGAAATCAAGCATCCTGGAACAAATCTCCCACAAGCAATGGTTGGTGGCGTTTTCTTTGTCATGATTATCTATGCGGTGTCGATGGTCATTCTACTCGGCGTCGTTGAGCGCCCTGTTATCGCTGGGTCCGGGACAGCAATCGCGGATAGTGCAGCCGTTGTCTTCGGCGCGTTTGGAGGCGGTGTCATCGGCGTTGGTTTGCTCACATTTGGTGGGCTGTTAGCAACCGCCTCGTCGGCGAACGCATCAGTGCTATCAGCTTCTCGTATCAATTATGCAATGGGGCGGGACGGTCTGATGGACGCGCGACTCTCAGTCATTCACGACCGGTTTGACACACCTTACCGCTCTATCCTGCTGACCGGCGGGCTCATTCTGTTGCTTATTATCGTGGGAGAGGTCAATAGTCTCGCTCGAGCGGGGAGTGTTCTACATTTATTGGTGTATGGTCTGTTGAATGTCTCGCTTATCGTTTTTCGGGAGAGTAATACTGGCGATTATGATCCGGGGTTCACAGTCCCATTTTATCCGGTACTTCCGGCACTAGGTGCCATTGCTTCATTTGGACTCATTGGATTCATGCAATTATCGGAGATACTGCTTGCTACCGGGGTTGTTGCTGGGGGCGCTATCTGGTATGTCCTATATGTCCGTCATCGCGTTGTGGACACCAGTGCGCTAGCGGTGTACCGCGGCGCAGTCCCACTTGAGATCGAAGTCGAGGTGGAATTTGACTTCGACACCCCATCGAAGCGAACTGAAGAGGTAGCAGAAGATGACTAA